One part of the Rutidosis leptorrhynchoides isolate AG116_Rl617_1_P2 chromosome 1, CSIRO_AGI_Rlap_v1, whole genome shotgun sequence genome encodes these proteins:
- the LOC139883086 gene encoding uncharacterized protein, with amino-acid sequence MASAQVDDLHVGEFPKPSEETTLESPAIEGSTKASVTQNIESPYDDEDNEEDVVLPDDLGKQDDEEDQKSLAPQIIEDEDEDEDEDDEPMSKSNAKATDLDEEDVDEDDD; translated from the exons ATGGCCTCTGCTCAG GTTGATGATTTGCATGTGGGAGAGTTCCCAAAACCTTCTGAAGAAACAACACTCGAATCTCCAGCCATTGAAGGATCAACGAAAGCTTCTGTAACTCAAAACATCGAATCACCCTATgacgatgaagataatgaagaggaCGTTGTTTTGCCTGATGATTTAGGAAAACAGGACGACGAAGAGGATCAAAAATCGTTGGCACCGCAAATTATCGAAGATGAAGATGAGgacgaagatgaagatgatgaaccaaTGTCGAAATCAAATGCTAAAGCCACTGATCTTGACGAGGAAGACGTTGATGAAGACGATGATTAA